In the genome of Pseudomonas sp. HS6, one region contains:
- the mtnA gene encoding S-methyl-5-thioribose-1-phosphate isomerase, giving the protein MRDRLLAAEKVKAIDWRDGALHLLDQRVLPFEENWIAYTSAAGVAEAIRSMVVRGAPAIGISAAYGIVLAARARIAEGGDWYAALEEDFMLLADSRPTAVNLFWALNRMHDRLDRLKENADPLAALEAEAIAIHESDREANLTMAQLGVDLIRKHQGNAQAILTHCNTGALATGGFGTALGVIRAAFIEGMVERVYADETRPWLQGSRLTAWELANEGIPVTLNADSAAAHIMKTKGVTWVIVGADRITANGDVANKIGTYQLAVNAMHHGVRFMVVAPSSTIDMNLASGDDIPIEERDGAELLEVGGKRVGADVEAFNPVFDVTPADLIDAIVTEKGIVERPDTAKMAQLMCRKRLH; this is encoded by the coding sequence ATGCGCGATCGACTGTTGGCTGCGGAGAAAGTGAAGGCCATCGATTGGCGTGATGGCGCGCTCCACCTGCTGGATCAGCGCGTTTTGCCGTTCGAGGAAAACTGGATCGCCTACACCAGCGCCGCCGGCGTGGCCGAGGCGATTCGCTCGATGGTAGTGCGCGGTGCACCGGCCATCGGTATCAGTGCCGCGTACGGCATCGTGCTGGCGGCCCGTGCCCGGATTGCCGAGGGTGGCGACTGGTACGCGGCGCTGGAAGAGGATTTCATGCTGCTGGCCGATTCCCGTCCGACAGCGGTCAACCTGTTCTGGGCGTTGAACCGCATGCACGACCGTCTGGATCGCCTGAAGGAAAACGCCGATCCGCTGGCGGCGCTGGAAGCCGAAGCCATCGCCATTCATGAAAGCGATCGCGAAGCCAACCTGACCATGGCTCAGCTTGGCGTCGACCTTATCCGCAAGCATCAGGGCAACGCCCAGGCGATCCTGACCCACTGCAACACCGGCGCCCTGGCCACCGGCGGTTTCGGCACGGCGCTCGGGGTGATCCGCGCCGCGTTCATCGAAGGCATGGTCGAGCGTGTCTATGCCGACGAAACCCGGCCGTGGCTGCAGGGCTCGCGCCTGACCGCGTGGGAACTGGCCAACGAAGGTATTCCGGTAACGCTCAATGCCGACTCCGCCGCCGCGCACATCATGAAAACCAAAGGCGTTACATGGGTGATCGTCGGCGCCGACCGGATCACTGCCAACGGCGACGTGGCGAACAAGATCGGCACCTACCAACTGGCGGTCAACGCCATGCACCACGGTGTGCGCTTCATGGTGGTGGCGCCGAGCTCGACCATTGATATGAATCTGGCCAGTGGTGATGACATTCCGATCGAGGAGCGCGACGGCGCCGAACTGCTGGAAGTCGGCGGCAAGCGCGTCGGGGCTGATGTCGAAGCGTTCAATCCGGTATTTGACGTGACGCCGGCGGACCTGATCGATGCGATCGTCACCGAGAAGGGCATCGTCGAGCGCCCGGACACCGCGAAAATGGCCCAGTTGATGTGCCGCAAGCGCCTGCATTGA
- the gyrA gene encoding DNA gyrase subunit A has translation MGELAKEILPVNIEDELKQSYLDYAMSVIVGRALPDARDGLKPVHRRVLFAMSELGNDFNKPYKKSARVVGDVIGKYHPHGDTAVYDTIVRMAQPFSLRYLLVDGQGNFGSVDGDNAAAMRYTEVRMTKLAHELLADLHKETVDWVPNYDGTELIPAVMPTRVPNLLVNGSSGIAVGMATNIPPHNLGEVIDGCLALIDNPELTVDELMQYIPGPDFPTAAIINGRAGIIEAYRTGRGRIYMRARSIIEDIDKVGGRQQIVITELPYQLNKARLIEKIAELVKEKKLEGITELRDESDKDGMRVVIELRRGEVPEVILNNLYAQTQLQSVFGINIVALIDGRPRILNLKDLLEAFVRHRREVVTRRTVFELRKARERGHILEGQAVALSNIDPVIALIKASPTPSEAKEALVSTPWESSAVVAMVERAGADSCRPENLDPQYGLREGKYFLSPEQAQAILELRLHRLTGLEHEKLLAEYQEILNQIGELIRILNSAVRLMEVIREELEVIRAEYGDVRRTEILDARLDLTLGDMIPEEERVVTISHGGYAKTQPLAAYQAQRRGGKGKSATGVKDEDYIAHLLVANSHTTLLLFSSKGKVYWLKTYEIPEASRAARGRPLVNLLPLDDGEYITTMLPVDLEAMKRQADEEEAEGAEADVEEIENSNETEEERKARIKAADRKKAPFIFMSTANGTVKKTPLVAFSRQRSVGLIALELDEGDILISAAITDGEQEIMLFSDGGKVTRFKESEVRAMGRTARGVRGMRLPEGQKLISMLIPEEGSEILTASERGYGKRTAITEFPEYKRGGQGVIAMVSNERNGRLVGAVQVQDGEEIMLISDQGTLVRTRVDEVSSLGRNTQGVTLIKLAKDETLVGLERVQEPSEVEGEEFEGEEGVELEEGVIGAEPDDAVDNLQADAADEEESQD, from the coding sequence ATGGGCGAACTGGCCAAAGAAATCCTCCCGGTCAATATCGAAGACGAGCTGAAACAGTCCTATCTCGATTACGCGATGAGCGTGATCGTCGGCCGTGCACTGCCGGATGCGCGCGATGGCTTGAAGCCCGTGCACCGTCGCGTGCTGTTCGCGATGAGCGAGCTGGGCAACGACTTCAACAAGCCGTACAAGAAATCTGCCCGTGTCGTCGGTGACGTGATCGGTAAGTATCACCCGCACGGTGATACCGCGGTGTACGACACCATCGTCCGTATGGCGCAGCCATTCTCGCTGCGTTATCTGCTGGTGGACGGTCAGGGCAACTTCGGTTCGGTGGACGGCGACAACGCCGCGGCCATGCGATACACCGAAGTGCGCATGACCAAGCTGGCGCACGAGCTGCTGGCCGACCTGCACAAGGAAACCGTGGACTGGGTGCCGAACTACGACGGCACCGAGCTGATCCCGGCGGTCATGCCGACCCGCGTGCCGAACCTGCTGGTCAACGGCTCCAGCGGTATCGCCGTGGGCATGGCGACCAACATTCCGCCGCACAACCTCGGTGAAGTCATCGACGGTTGCCTGGCCCTCATCGACAACCCCGAGCTGACCGTCGATGAGCTGATGCAATACATTCCCGGTCCGGACTTCCCGACCGCCGCGATCATCAACGGTCGCGCCGGCATCATCGAAGCCTACCGCACCGGCCGCGGCCGCATTTACATGCGCGCCCGTTCGATCATCGAAGACATCGACAAGGTCGGTGGTCGTCAGCAGATCGTTATCACCGAGCTGCCTTACCAGCTGAACAAGGCGCGTCTGATCGAGAAGATCGCCGAGCTGGTAAAAGAGAAGAAACTCGAAGGCATCACCGAGCTGCGTGACGAGTCCGACAAGGACGGTATGCGCGTCGTGATCGAGCTGCGTCGCGGCGAAGTGCCTGAGGTGATCCTCAACAACCTCTACGCCCAGACCCAGCTGCAATCGGTATTCGGCATCAACATCGTTGCGCTGATCGATGGCCGTCCACGCATCCTGAACCTCAAGGATCTGCTGGAAGCCTTCGTCCGTCACCGTCGCGAAGTCGTCACCCGCCGAACCGTGTTCGAACTGCGCAAGGCTCGTGAGCGTGGTCACATCCTCGAAGGTCAAGCGGTAGCCCTGTCGAACATCGACCCGGTGATCGCCCTGATCAAGGCTTCGCCGACCCCGTCGGAAGCCAAGGAAGCGCTGGTCAGCACGCCGTGGGAATCCTCGGCTGTGGTTGCGATGGTTGAGCGTGCCGGTGCCGATTCGTGCCGCCCGGAAAACCTCGATCCGCAATACGGTCTGCGTGAAGGCAAGTACTTCCTGTCGCCGGAACAGGCGCAAGCCATTCTGGAACTGCGTCTGCACCGTCTGACCGGCCTGGAACACGAAAAACTGCTGGCCGAGTATCAAGAGATTCTCAACCAGATCGGCGAGCTGATCCGCATCCTCAACAGCGCCGTGCGCCTGATGGAAGTGATCCGCGAAGAGCTGGAAGTGATTCGCGCTGAATACGGCGACGTGCGCCGCACCGAGATTCTCGATGCGCGCCTCGACCTGACCCTGGGCGACATGATCCCGGAAGAAGAGCGCGTCGTGACCATCTCCCACGGCGGTTATGCCAAGACCCAGCCACTGGCTGCGTACCAGGCTCAGCGTCGTGGTGGTAAAGGCAAATCGGCTACCGGCGTGAAGGATGAGGACTACATCGCTCACCTGCTGGTTGCCAACAGCCACACCACGCTGTTGCTGTTCTCCAGTAAGGGCAAGGTGTACTGGCTCAAGACCTACGAGATTCCGGAAGCGTCCCGCGCCGCCCGTGGCCGTCCGCTGGTCAACCTGCTACCGCTGGATGACGGTGAATACATCACCACCATGCTGCCGGTCGATCTCGAAGCCATGAAGCGTCAGGCTGATGAAGAAGAAGCCGAAGGCGCCGAGGCTGATGTAGAAGAAATCGAAAACAGCAACGAAACCGAAGAAGAGCGCAAGGCGCGTATCAAGGCTGCCGACCGCAAGAAGGCACCGTTCATCTTCATGTCGACCGCCAACGGTACCGTCAAGAAGACCCCGCTGGTCGCCTTCAGTCGTCAGCGCAGCGTCGGTCTGATCGCGCTGGAGCTGGACGAAGGCGACATCCTGATCTCCGCTGCCATCACCGATGGCGAGCAGGAAATCATGCTGTTCTCCGACGGCGGCAAGGTGACGCGCTTCAAGGAATCCGAAGTCCGCGCCATGGGTCGTACCGCTCGCGGTGTGCGTGGTATGCGTCTGCCGGAAGGGCAGAAGCTGATTTCCATGCTGATCCCGGAAGAAGGCAGCGAGATCCTTACGGCTTCCGAGCGCGGTTACGGCAAGCGCACGGCGATTACCGAGTTCCCTGAATACAAGCGTGGCGGTCAGGGCGTTATCGCCATGGTCAGCAACGAGCGTAACGGCCGTCTGGTCGGCGCGGTTCAGGTGCAGGATGGTGAAGAGATCATGCTGATCTCCGACCAGGGCACGCTGGTGCGTACCCGTGTCGACGAAGTCTCCAGTCTGGGTCGTAACACCCAGGGCGTGACCCTGATCAAACTGGCCAAGGATGAAACTCTGGTCGGTCTGGAGCGGGTCCAGGAGCCGTCGGAAGTCGAGGGTGAAGAGTTTGAAGGTGAAGAAGGTGTCGAGCTGGAAGAAGGCGTGATCGGCGCCGAGCCGGACGATGCAGTCGACAACCTGCAGGCGGACGCCGCAGACGAAGAAGAGTCGCAAGACTAA
- the pheA gene encoding prephenate dehydratase: MSEQELKALRVRIDNLDEKILQLISDRARCAEEVARVKMASLAEGEQPVFYRPEREAQVLKRVMERNKGPLGNEEMARLFREIMSSCLALENPLKVAYLGPEGTFTQAAAMKHFGHAVISKPMAAIDEVFREVAAGAVNFGVVPVENSTEGAVNHTLDSFLEHDMVICGEVELRIHHHLLVGENTKTDSISRIYSHAQSLAQCRKWLDAHYPNVERVAVSSNAEAAKRVKGEWNSAAIAGDMAAGLYGLTRLAEKIEDRPDNSTRFLMIGNQEVPPTGDDKTSIIVSMSNKPGALHELLVPFHDNGIDLTRIETRPSRSGKWTYVFFIDFVGHHRDPLIKGVLEKISQEAVALKVLGSYPKAVL; encoded by the coding sequence ATGTCCGAGCAGGAGCTCAAGGCGCTGCGCGTTCGCATCGACAACCTCGATGAGAAGATCCTCCAGCTGATCAGCGACCGCGCACGCTGCGCCGAAGAGGTTGCCCGGGTCAAGATGGCCAGTCTGGCCGAAGGCGAGCAGCCGGTGTTCTATCGTCCCGAGCGAGAAGCGCAGGTCCTCAAGCGTGTGATGGAGCGCAACAAGGGGCCGCTGGGCAACGAAGAGATGGCGCGGCTGTTCCGCGAAATCATGTCCTCGTGCCTCGCCCTCGAGAATCCGCTGAAAGTGGCTTATCTGGGGCCGGAAGGCACCTTCACCCAAGCAGCGGCCATGAAGCACTTCGGTCACGCGGTGATCAGCAAGCCGATGGCGGCGATCGACGAAGTGTTCCGCGAAGTGGCGGCCGGTGCGGTGAATTTTGGCGTGGTGCCGGTGGAGAACTCCACCGAGGGCGCAGTCAACCACACCCTCGACAGCTTTCTCGAGCACGACATGGTCATCTGTGGTGAAGTCGAGCTGCGGATTCACCACCACTTGCTGGTCGGTGAAAACACCAAGACAGACAGCATCAGCCGTATCTATTCCCACGCCCAGTCGCTGGCCCAGTGCCGTAAGTGGCTGGATGCTCATTACCCGAATGTCGAGCGCGTGGCGGTTTCCAGCAACGCCGAAGCGGCCAAGCGGGTCAAGGGTGAGTGGAATTCGGCAGCGATCGCCGGTGACATGGCGGCCGGGCTGTATGGCCTGACCCGTCTGGCCGAGAAGATCGAGGACCGTCCGGACAACTCCACGCGCTTCCTGATGATCGGTAATCAGGAAGTGCCGCCGACCGGCGACGACAAGACCTCGATCATCGTGTCCATGAGCAACAAGCCCGGCGCGCTCCATGAGCTACTGGTGCCGTTCCATGACAACGGGATCGACCTGACCCGGATCGAAACCCGTCCGTCGCGCAGCGGCAAATGGACCTACGTGTTCTTCATCGACTTCGTCGGCCATCACCGTGATCCGCTGATCAAAGGTGTGCTGGAAAAGATCAGTCAGGAAGCAGTAGCACTCAAGGTGCTGGGTTCCTACCCGAAAGCAGTTCTCTAA
- the serC gene encoding 3-phosphoserine/phosphohydroxythreonine transaminase, producing MSKRAFNFCAGPAALPEAVLLRAQSEMLDWHGKGLSVMEMSHRSDDYVAIAEKAEQDLRDLLSIPSNYKVLFLQGGASQQFAEIPLNLLPENGTADYVETGIWSKKAIEEARRFGNINVAASAKPYDYLNIPGQHEWKLTPGAAYLHYASNETIGGLQFDWVPEAGDVPLVVDMSSDILSRPIDVSQYGLIYAGAQKNIGPSGLVVVIVREDLLGRARSSCPTMLDYKISADNGSMYNTPATYSWYLSGLVFEWLKEQGGVAAMEQRNKAKKDRLYGFIDNSDFYTNPISINARSWMNVPFRLADERLDKAFLAGADARGLLNLKGHRSVGGMRASIYNALGLDAVEALVGYMAEFEKEHS from the coding sequence GTGAGCAAACGAGCCTTTAACTTCTGCGCAGGTCCCGCTGCGCTGCCTGAAGCTGTCCTGTTGCGTGCCCAGTCCGAGATGCTCGACTGGCACGGCAAGGGTCTGTCGGTCATGGAAATGAGCCATCGTAGTGATGACTACGTGGCCATCGCCGAGAAAGCCGAACAGGATCTGCGCGACCTGTTGTCCATCCCCTCCAATTACAAAGTGCTGTTCCTGCAGGGCGGCGCGAGCCAGCAGTTCGCCGAGATTCCGCTGAACCTGCTGCCCGAGAACGGCACTGCCGACTATGTCGAAACCGGCATCTGGTCGAAGAAGGCCATCGAAGAAGCGCGTCGCTTCGGCAATATCAATGTTGCCGCCAGCGCCAAGCCTTATGACTACCTGAATATTCCCGGTCAGCACGAATGGAAGCTGACTCCGGGTGCGGCCTATCTGCACTATGCATCCAACGAAACCATCGGCGGCCTGCAGTTTGACTGGGTGCCCGAGGCCGGTGATGTTCCGTTGGTGGTCGATATGTCCTCCGACATCCTTTCGCGCCCGATCGATGTGTCGCAGTACGGCCTGATCTACGCCGGTGCGCAGAAGAACATCGGCCCGAGCGGTCTGGTCGTGGTGATCGTCCGTGAAGACCTGCTGGGCCGTGCCCGCAGTTCGTGCCCGACCATGCTCGATTACAAGATCTCAGCCGACAACGGTTCGATGTACAACACCCCGGCCACCTATTCCTGGTATCTCTCGGGCCTGGTCTTCGAGTGGTTGAAGGAGCAGGGCGGCGTCGCCGCGATGGAGCAGCGCAACAAGGCGAAGAAAGATCGCCTGTACGGCTTCATCGACAACAGCGATTTCTACACCAACCCGATCAGCATCAACGCCCGTTCCTGGATGAACGTGCCGTTCCGCCTGGCTGACGAGCGTCTGGACAAGGCGTTCCTGGCCGGCGCCGACGCTCGTGGCCTGCTCAACCTCAAGGGCCATCGTTCGGTCGGCGGGATGCGTGCCTCGATCTACAACGCCCTGGGTCTGGACGCGGTTGAGGCTCTGGTTGGTTACATGGCTGAATTCGAGAAGGAGCATTCCTGA